A genomic stretch from Candidatus Neomarinimicrobiota bacterium includes:
- a CDS encoding 50S ribosomal protein L25, translating into MAQAKTKERFELQVEQRSDFGRKATKELRKKGYVPVNFYSKGDPAHSFVMTETHLREALHSREKIFNITIDGEQLRAMVKDVQWHPVTEKILHMDFLGVRLRDIIEIPVPVIAIGTPLGVQEGGLLQQPIHEVLVSCKGEDVPDSIEVDVSELNIGDAIHAAEITSDTYEILIADDITIVSVVIPQKMEEAVVEVDEDELEFEDEEGSEDSDSSDSSDESKKE; encoded by the coding sequence ATGGCTCAAGCAAAAACCAAAGAACGTTTTGAATTGCAAGTTGAGCAGAGAAGTGATTTCGGCAGAAAAGCTACCAAAGAGCTTCGAAAGAAGGGCTACGTCCCCGTGAATTTTTATTCAAAGGGTGATCCAGCACATTCATTCGTTATGACCGAAACACACCTCCGCGAGGCATTGCACTCAAGAGAAAAGATCTTTAATATCACTATTGATGGCGAACAACTTCGCGCAATGGTGAAAGATGTTCAGTGGCATCCAGTCACAGAAAAAATCTTACATATGGATTTTCTAGGTGTTCGTTTACGCGACATTATTGAAATTCCGGTACCAGTCATCGCTATTGGAACCCCTCTTGGTGTACAAGAAGGTGGTCTTCTTCAGCAACCGATTCACGAAGTTTTAGTTAGTTGTAAGGGTGAAGATGTACCTGATTCTATAGAAGTGGATGTTTCTGAATTGAATATCGGAGACGCTATTCATGCTGCTGAGATCACAAGCGATACTTATGAAATCCTGATAGCAGATGACATCACTATCGTATCTGTGGTTATACCGCAGAAAATGGAAGAAGCTGTTGTTGAAGTGGATGAGGATGAGTTGGAATTCGAAGATGAAGAAGGTTCCGAGGACTCTGATAGCTCTGACAGTTCTGATGAAAGTAAAAAAGAATAA
- the ispF gene encoding 2-C-methyl-D-erythritol 2,4-cyclodiphosphate synthase, whose product MPKPPNPQPLTPNLRIGTGYDVHRLVEGRDMILGGVKIPFEKGTLGHSDGDALTHAIADAALGALALGDIGQHFPDTAAEYEGVYSIDLLKQVNGLIKAQGYVVFNLDSTIVLQRPKVMGFLPEMRQKLAIALDISLEQISVKATTTEGLGITGQGDAVAAQAVCLLTRCK is encoded by the coding sequence ATGCCCAAACCACCTAACCCCCAACCCCTAACCCCTAACCTCAGAATAGGAACTGGTTATGATGTTCACCGCCTGGTAGAGGGGCGGGATATGATCCTGGGGGGGGTTAAAATTCCTTTTGAGAAAGGAACCTTGGGTCACTCCGATGGCGATGCCTTGACCCATGCCATTGCCGATGCTGCGCTTGGCGCTCTGGCTCTTGGTGATATTGGTCAGCATTTTCCTGATACAGCTGCAGAATATGAAGGCGTTTATTCTATTGACCTTTTAAAACAGGTGAATGGGCTGATAAAAGCACAGGGCTATGTGGTTTTCAACCTGGATTCAACTATCGTATTACAACGCCCCAAAGTGATGGGTTTTCTGCCAGAAATGCGTCAAAAGCTGGCGATTGCATTGGACATTTCATTAGAACAAATCTCGGTGAAAGCCACAACCACCGAAGGTCTTGGAATAACTGGTCAGGGTGATGCTGTAGCGGCTCAGGCCGTTTGTTTACTGACCAGGTGTAAATAA
- the ispE gene encoding 4-(cytidine 5'-diphospho)-2-C-methyl-D-erythritol kinase: MKTMNFKPFSIPAHTKVNLALRVLQKRPDGYHNLDTIFQELDWGDVLYFKPADSFSFEMTGLAFDDGGNNICLHAVELFKKMTNENYPIKITLEKKVPPGSGIGGGSADGAAVLKGLNQIAAKPLSTSQLHELALQLGADVPFFLEGGLQHGWGVGEKLEQLELGFESVFLLIIPPIHVSTKQAFEALKIPLTAPRPPFTFGRLLDKATLVRFFENNFESVVFHIHPEIGTLKGELLKQGAFFASLSGSGSTVYGIFDNLAQAQVAQSFFINRYHTQITHPYN, encoded by the coding sequence ATGAAAACAATGAATTTCAAACCTTTCTCTATTCCCGCTCACACCAAGGTAAATCTGGCTCTTCGGGTTTTACAGAAACGCCCGGATGGTTACCATAATCTGGATACGATCTTTCAGGAACTGGACTGGGGTGATGTGCTCTATTTTAAACCGGCTGACAGTTTTTCATTTGAAATGACCGGTCTCGCCTTTGATGATGGCGGCAATAATATTTGTCTACATGCAGTTGAATTATTCAAGAAAATGACCAATGAAAACTACCCGATCAAAATCACACTGGAGAAAAAAGTACCACCTGGCTCTGGTATTGGTGGGGGCAGCGCTGATGGTGCCGCCGTTCTCAAGGGCTTGAATCAGATTGCTGCCAAACCACTTTCCACCAGTCAGTTGCATGAACTCGCACTTCAACTAGGGGCTGATGTACCTTTCTTTCTAGAAGGGGGATTGCAACATGGTTGGGGTGTTGGTGAGAAACTGGAACAGCTGGAATTGGGCTTTGAAAGTGTCTTTCTGTTGATCATTCCACCTATTCATGTATCGACAAAACAAGCATTTGAAGCATTAAAAATACCATTGACAGCCCCTAGGCCGCCGTTTACTTTTGGCCGCCTTTTAGATAAGGCGACACTGGTACGGTTTTTTGAAAATAATTTTGAATCTGTTGTCTTTCATATACATCCAGAAATTGGCACCCTGAAAGGGGAGCTCCTGAAACAGGGAGCATTCTTCGCCAGTTTGTCGGGTAGTGGCTCGACTGTGTATGGCATCTTTGACAATCTGGCCCAAGCCCAGGTTGCGCAATCGTTTTTTATAAACCGTTACCATACTCAGATTACCCACCCCTATAACTGA
- a CDS encoding DedA family protein, translated as MLDTLFNFIEQAPAWLVFVAVFLASYIENIFPPIPGDTILIFGAYLVGRGDLSFSMAMGTTLLGSVLGFMTLYVVGYKYGRGFMYSKQQTWFSANSMERVEKLFDKWGYGVVLINRFLAGLRSVVGLFSGIGQLKVWKVLVLSTVSSLLWNGTLIWLGSSIGENWDQIAAYLKRYNTVVTIIIMLVISGFLIHRYVIVKTNIMEKPD; from the coding sequence ATGCTAGATACGCTTTTTAATTTTATTGAACAAGCACCAGCCTGGCTCGTCTTTGTAGCGGTATTCTTAGCCTCATATATCGAGAATATTTTTCCGCCCATTCCTGGAGATACCATTCTGATCTTTGGTGCTTATCTGGTTGGTCGAGGTGATCTATCTTTTAGTATGGCCATGGGCACAACTCTACTGGGTAGTGTGCTGGGATTTATGACGCTCTATGTTGTGGGCTATAAATATGGCCGTGGTTTCATGTACTCAAAACAGCAGACCTGGTTTTCTGCGAATAGTATGGAGCGGGTTGAAAAATTATTTGATAAGTGGGGCTATGGTGTTGTTTTGATCAATCGCTTTCTGGCCGGTCTTAGAAGTGTGGTCGGTTTGTTTTCTGGTATTGGTCAATTAAAGGTTTGGAAGGTCCTGGTCCTTTCAACAGTTTCAAGTTTACTCTGGAATGGTACGCTCATCTGGCTGGGTAGCTCAATTGGTGAGAACTGGGATCAGATAGCGGCTTACTTAAAGCGCTACAACACAGTTGTGACCATCATCATCATGCTGGTTATTAGTGGTTTTCTGATTCATCGCTATGTTATCGTGAAAACCAACATAATGGAAAAGCCAGATTAG
- a CDS encoding glyoxalase: MIKQNMTIFFVKNQEVATCFYQNLFEVEPILNVPGMTEFRQDTGFSLGLMPLTGIKKLIGEQYFQPSPGKTPPVELYLTVDDPEVYLERAIKNGAELILPVARRDWGDRAGYCMDIDDHVLAFAEPNINDGLRS, encoded by the coding sequence ATGATAAAACAAAACATGACCATATTCTTTGTCAAGAACCAGGAAGTCGCGACCTGTTTTTACCAGAATCTATTTGAAGTTGAGCCAATTCTCAACGTGCCCGGAATGACCGAATTCAGACAGGATACAGGTTTTAGCTTGGGCTTGATGCCGTTGACAGGTATAAAAAAGCTGATTGGTGAACAATATTTCCAACCATCCCCGGGAAAGACCCCACCGGTTGAATTGTATCTGACAGTGGATGATCCGGAGGTCTATCTGGAACGAGCAATAAAAAATGGTGCCGAGTTAATATTGCCCGTGGCAAGACGTGACTGGGGTGACCGTGCTGGCTATTGTATGGATATAGATGATCATGTCCTGGCTTTTGCAGAACCGAATATAAATGATGGTCTCAGATCTTAA
- the ruvB gene encoding Holliday junction branch migration DNA helicase RuvB: MSDLTQPGQLTEEQEFDRALRPQSLADFVGQKRTVDQLKIFIEAAKQRNEALDHVLLFGPPGLGKTTLAMLMAKELEVNIKITSGPVMDKAADLAGLLTNLEDRDVFFIDEIHRLNHVVEEYLYSAMEDYRIDIMIDKGPSARSVQLNLEPFTLIGATTRAGLLTPPMRARFGVVLRLDFYEPEQLQLIIKRSANILNVPIDDEGAMELAKRSRGTPRIANRLLRRTRDYAQVKGSGSINKQIANNALSMLSVDEYGLDDMDKRILSALIEKFDGGPVGLNSLSVAVGEEANTLEEVYEPFLIMEGFLVRTARGRQATPQAYRHLGFVLKSELPQTSLFQKEKD, encoded by the coding sequence ATGAGTGATTTGACCCAACCCGGACAATTAACAGAGGAGCAGGAATTCGACCGGGCTTTACGGCCCCAGAGTTTGGCTGATTTTGTGGGACAGAAACGTACTGTTGATCAGCTGAAGATTTTTATTGAGGCAGCCAAGCAACGAAATGAGGCCTTGGATCATGTGCTTCTTTTTGGGCCTCCCGGATTGGGAAAGACCACCCTGGCAATGCTCATGGCCAAAGAATTAGAAGTGAATATCAAGATCACATCTGGTCCGGTTATGGATAAAGCAGCTGATCTTGCCGGGCTTCTGACCAACCTGGAAGATCGAGACGTGTTTTTCATTGATGAAATACACCGGCTGAACCACGTTGTTGAAGAATATCTTTACTCAGCCATGGAAGATTACCGAATTGATATCATGATCGATAAAGGTCCAAGCGCTCGAAGTGTCCAGCTCAATCTAGAACCTTTCACCCTCATCGGGGCAACTACCCGGGCTGGTTTGTTGACGCCGCCCATGCGGGCTCGTTTTGGAGTGGTTCTGAGGTTAGATTTTTATGAGCCAGAGCAGCTACAACTGATTATTAAGCGTTCCGCCAATATTCTTAATGTACCCATTGATGATGAGGGTGCAATGGAACTGGCCAAACGCAGTCGTGGTACCCCGAGAATTGCTAATCGGTTGTTACGCCGTACCCGGGATTATGCTCAGGTAAAAGGTAGCGGATCCATCAATAAACAGATCGCAAATAATGCTCTGTCCATGCTAAGTGTGGATGAATACGGTCTGGACGATATGGACAAAAGAATCCTTTCCGCATTAATCGAGAAATTTGATGGGGGACCAGTTGGCCTGAATTCTTTGTCAGTAGCTGTGGGAGAAGAAGCCAACACACTTGAAGAAGTTTACGAACCCTTTCTGATTATGGAAGGGTTTTTAGTGAGAACCGCCCGGGGACGTCAGGCAACACCACAGGCTTATCGCCACCTGGGCTTTGTCCTAAAATCTGAGTTACCGCAAACCAGTTTATTTCAAAAAGAGAAAGACTAA
- a CDS encoding ribose-phosphate pyrophosphokinase produces the protein MKAKLFCGRSNPEFGIAVANYLDMKLGKMTIKPFSDGELWIRFDENIRGEDVFIIQSTNPPDTNIIELLLMLDAAKRASARRVTAVIPYYGYARQDRKDQPRVPISAKLFADLIQTAGADRVVSMDLHSSQIQGYFNSPFDHLYSKKVLVGAIKDLELENMVVLAPDIGSVPMSRSYAKLLNATLAIIDKRRPGHNKAEVMHLIGKVGAKNVLIMDDMIDTAGTMVAAAKKARAMGAVSVNAAVTHGVLSGPAIRRLKQAPIDRILITDTIKIIEKKQIDKLVPVSVASVFGEAILRIHQEKSISVLFDV, from the coding sequence ATGAAGGCAAAACTGTTTTGTGGCCGATCAAATCCCGAATTCGGGATTGCTGTCGCCAATTATCTGGATATGAAATTAGGGAAAATGACCATCAAGCCCTTTAGTGATGGAGAATTATGGATCCGCTTTGATGAAAATATCCGTGGTGAGGATGTCTTTATCATTCAGAGCACCAATCCGCCTGATACCAATATAATCGAGTTGTTACTCATGCTGGACGCTGCCAAACGTGCCTCAGCTAGAAGGGTAACGGCAGTGATTCCCTACTATGGATATGCCCGTCAGGATCGTAAAGATCAACCTCGGGTTCCCATCAGTGCTAAACTGTTTGCTGACCTGATCCAAACAGCTGGTGCAGACCGGGTGGTTTCCATGGATCTTCACAGTAGTCAGATCCAGGGGTACTTTAACAGCCCCTTTGATCACCTCTACTCAAAGAAGGTGCTGGTCGGTGCGATTAAAGATTTGGAACTTGAGAACATGGTCGTTCTGGCACCTGATATCGGATCTGTTCCCATGTCCCGTTCGTATGCGAAATTGTTGAATGCTACCTTGGCGATTATTGATAAACGTCGACCAGGCCACAACAAAGCTGAAGTGATGCATTTGATCGGCAAAGTGGGCGCCAAGAATGTTTTGATCATGGATGATATGATCGATACAGCTGGAACCATGGTTGCTGCTGCGAAAAAAGCAAGGGCCATGGGTGCTGTATCCGTGAATGCCGCAGTTACCCACGGTGTTCTTTCAGGACCGGCTATCCGGCGTTTGAAACAGGCTCCAATCGATCGGATTTTGATCACAGACACGATCAAGATCATCGAGAAGAAACAAATTGATAAATTGGTGCCGGTGAGTGTGGCATCAGTATTTGGAGAGGCGATCCTACGGATTCATCAAGAAAAATCGATCAGTGTTTTATTTGATGTATAG
- the queA gene encoding tRNA preQ1(34) S-adenosylmethionine ribosyltransferase-isomerase QueA — protein sequence MTLSDFDYELPDDMIAQYPATKRDGSKLLLLDAQSGDVKHSKFSSVVDVLESGDLLILNNTKVFPSRLFARKDKTDTEIELFLLRELGNNLWETLVKPARKVRVGNKLVIGDKITCDVVDNTVSGGRVVRFDKNGGDFFSILDEVGHWPLPPYIDREADDKDKERYQTVYAEHRGAVAAPTAGLHFTEALLKKAEAKGVEFQYVTLHVGLGTFRPVNVEDITKHQMDAEYFNVPEETVAAIKKAKTEGRRVIGVGTTVVRALESAVMYPRELEAGDGWTNKFIYPPYTFRVIDGIITNFHQPKSTLLMLVSALSSKEKILNAYKIAVEKGYRFFSYGDAMFIR from the coding sequence CTGACCTTATCCGACTTTGACTATGAACTTCCAGATGATATGATCGCCCAATATCCGGCTACCAAGAGAGATGGTTCAAAACTATTACTCCTGGATGCCCAATCTGGCGATGTAAAACATAGTAAATTTTCAAGTGTTGTTGATGTTCTGGAATCTGGAGATCTCCTGATTTTGAACAACACGAAAGTTTTCCCTTCCAGATTATTCGCCCGTAAAGACAAGACCGATACCGAAATAGAACTGTTTCTGCTTCGCGAACTAGGTAATAATTTATGGGAAACACTAGTAAAACCAGCTCGCAAGGTTAGGGTTGGCAACAAATTGGTTATAGGGGATAAGATCACCTGTGATGTTGTTGATAATACGGTTTCAGGGGGACGGGTTGTCCGGTTTGACAAGAATGGTGGAGACTTCTTTTCAATCCTGGATGAAGTCGGTCACTGGCCTCTACCGCCTTATATTGATCGTGAAGCTGATGACAAGGACAAAGAGCGCTACCAAACGGTTTATGCTGAACATCGGGGAGCTGTTGCAGCTCCAACTGCCGGTCTCCATTTTACCGAAGCTTTGCTGAAAAAAGCTGAAGCCAAAGGTGTTGAGTTCCAATATGTGACGCTGCATGTAGGCCTGGGAACGTTCAGACCGGTGAATGTTGAAGATATCACCAAGCATCAAATGGATGCGGAATATTTTAATGTTCCTGAAGAGACGGTGGCCGCCATTAAAAAGGCCAAAACCGAGGGCCGCCGGGTGATCGGTGTGGGGACTACCGTGGTAAGAGCTTTGGAATCGGCTGTTATGTATCCCCGGGAATTGGAAGCCGGTGATGGGTGGACCAACAAGTTTATTTATCCACCTTATACATTTCGGGTGATTGATGGGATCATTACGAATTTCCATCAACCCAAATCAACTTTGCTAATGCTGGTTTCGGCCCTGTCGTCCAAGGAAAAGATTCTCAATGCCTATAAGATCGCAGTGGAAAAGGGGTATCGCTTCTTCAGTTATGGCGATGCAATGTTCATTCGATAA